A section of the Deltaproteobacteria bacterium genome encodes:
- the sufC gene encoding Fe-S cluster assembly ATPase SufC, giving the protein MLEINNLHINSDGTPILKGVNLEVKPGEVHAVMGPNGSGKSTLTNIIGGKDGYAITAGSIKFLGENIENMPPEERACKGIFIAFQYPVELPGVNCSYFLRTALNSVRRYNHKEEINVRDFSALLKEKAKLLEMNEALLQRAVNEGFSGGEKKRNEILQMAILEPTLAILDETDSGLDIDALQIVANGVNKLRSEDRAIIVITHYQRLLDYIVPDFVHVLVDGRLVKSGTKELALELEERGYGWITSEAKDSEVHA; this is encoded by the coding sequence ATGCTAGAAATAAACAATTTACATATAAATTCGGATGGCACGCCAATTTTAAAGGGCGTTAACCTAGAGGTAAAACCAGGTGAAGTTCATGCCGTCATGGGGCCAAACGGCTCGGGGAAAAGCACGCTCACGAACATCATTGGTGGAAAAGATGGGTACGCAATAACGGCTGGGTCGATAAAATTCCTCGGAGAGAATATTGAAAATATGCCTCCCGAGGAGAGAGCGTGTAAGGGAATATTTATTGCGTTTCAGTATCCAGTTGAGCTTCCTGGCGTTAATTGCAGTTACTTCCTTCGCACAGCGCTAAACTCCGTACGTCGCTACAATCACAAGGAAGAAATAAACGTGCGGGACTTTTCGGCATTGCTTAAGGAAAAGGCGAAACTACTCGAAATGAACGAAGCTTTATTGCAGAGAGCCGTCAATGAGGGTTTTTCGGGCGGCGAAAAAAAGCGAAACGAGATACTGCAAATGGCCATTTTGGAGCCGACACTTGCCATCTTGGATGAAACCGATTCTGGGCTCGACATAGACGCATTGCAAATAGTTGCAAACGGCGTAAATAAACTTAGAAGCGAGGATAGAGCTATAATCGTAATCACACACTACCAGCGCCTACTCGACTACATTGTCCCAGATTTCGTTCATGTCTTGGTCGACGGACGACTGGTAAAATCGGGAACTAAGGAACTGGCGCTAGAGCTCGAGGAGAGAGGTTATGGTTGGATAACGAGCGAGGCTAAGGATAGCGAAGTTCATGCCTAG
- the sufB gene encoding Fe-S cluster assembly protein SufB: MDAIESWSAKDAYKYGFVSNIESDSLPPGLSETVIREISRRKNEPEFLLDWRLRAYKCWQKKPEPHWSFVNYSPISYQDIIYYSEPKQKKGPNSLDELDPELLRTYEKLGIPLAEQKRLAGIAVDAVFDSVSVTTTYKESLEKHGIIFCSFSEAAQKHPHLVEKYIGSVVPYSDNFFAALNSAVFSDGSFVYIPPNVRCPLELSTYFRINAKSTGQFERTLIIADKGSYVSYLEGCTAPMRDENQLHAAVVELVALDDAEIKYSTIQNWYPGDKDGRGGIYNFVTKRGLCMGRNSKISWTQVETGSAITWKYPSCILKGDNSVGEFYSVALTNHHQQADTGTKMIHIGRNTRSTVISKGIAAGLGQNSYRGLIKVAKSATKARNFSQCDSLLLSDTCGAHTFPCLEVNNDTATVEHEATTSKIGEEQLYYCKQRGISAEDAISMMVHGFCKEVLKELPMEFAVEARQLLAVSLEGSVG, translated from the coding sequence ATGGACGCAATAGAAAGCTGGTCAGCAAAAGATGCTTATAAATACGGTTTTGTAAGCAATATAGAATCCGACTCGCTGCCACCTGGATTAAGCGAAACGGTAATTCGAGAAATCTCCCGTAGGAAGAATGAGCCTGAGTTCCTCTTGGATTGGCGCCTTAGGGCATATAAATGTTGGCAGAAAAAACCAGAGCCGCATTGGTCTTTTGTGAACTACTCTCCGATAAGCTATCAGGATATTATTTACTATTCTGAACCTAAGCAGAAGAAAGGGCCAAACAGCTTAGACGAGCTAGACCCCGAGCTGCTTAGGACGTATGAAAAACTTGGAATTCCCCTTGCCGAACAAAAGCGATTAGCCGGCATAGCCGTAGATGCGGTGTTTGATAGCGTATCTGTAACTACGACCTACAAAGAGTCCCTGGAAAAACATGGAATAATATTTTGTTCGTTTTCCGAAGCAGCTCAAAAGCATCCTCATCTGGTAGAAAAATACATTGGCTCCGTCGTTCCGTATTCTGACAATTTTTTTGCTGCGCTAAATTCGGCGGTTTTTAGCGATGGCTCCTTCGTCTACATTCCACCAAATGTTCGCTGTCCGTTAGAGCTATCTACTTACTTTAGAATCAATGCAAAAAGCACTGGCCAATTTGAACGGACTCTCATTATCGCCGACAAGGGAAGCTATGTAAGCTACTTAGAGGGCTGCACTGCGCCGATGCGAGATGAAAACCAGCTCCACGCGGCGGTAGTTGAGCTCGTAGCACTAGATGACGCAGAGATAAAATACTCCACCATTCAAAACTGGTATCCTGGCGACAAGGACGGAAGGGGCGGAATTTATAACTTTGTAACAAAACGTGGACTTTGCATGGGAAGAAACTCTAAGATTTCTTGGACACAGGTAGAAACTGGCTCGGCCATTACATGGAAATATCCTAGCTGCATTTTAAAGGGCGATAATTCTGTGGGCGAATTTTATTCTGTGGCTCTGACAAATCACCACCAGCAAGCCGATACGGGCACAAAGATGATTCATATCGGCCGAAATACTAGGAGCACCGTTATATCAAAGGGCATTGCGGCTGGATTGGGCCAGAACTCGTACCGTGGGCTAATAAAAGTGGCAAAGTCAGCGACTAAAGCGAGAAATTTTTCGCAATGCGATTCCCTTCTCCTAAGCGATACTTGCGGAGCACATACTTTCCCTTGTCTAGAGGTGAATAACGATACGGCTACTGTAGAGCACGAGGCTACCACCTCGAAAATAGGAGAGGAACAGCTCTACTATTGCAAGCAACGAGGCATATCGGCAGAGGATGCAATTTCTATGATGGTGCATGGATTTTGCAAGGAAGTTTTAAAGGAGTTACCTATGGAGTTTGCAGTCGAAGCTCGTCAGCTTCTCGCGGTTAGTTTAGAGGGCAGCGTAGGATAG